In a single window of the Methanolobus psychrophilus R15 genome:
- a CDS encoding methionine sulfoxide reductase B, translating to MPETIKRSEDEWKQILSKDEYLVLRQKGTEPAFTGKYYNSKEKGTYLCAACKQELFSSESKYDSGTGWPSFTRPISEDRIVRHEDNSYFMKRIEVLCSRCGSHLGHVFDDGPAPTGERFCMNSISLDFKKED from the coding sequence ATGCCAGAAACAATCAAGAGATCAGAAGATGAGTGGAAACAGATACTTTCCAAAGACGAGTATCTGGTTTTGAGACAAAAAGGCACTGAACCAGCATTTACAGGCAAGTATTACAATTCCAAGGAAAAGGGCACTTATCTGTGTGCTGCATGCAAACAGGAACTTTTCAGTTCGGAATCAAAGTATGACTCCGGTACGGGATGGCCAAGTTTCACAAGACCCATTTCTGAGGATCGCATTGTCCGGCATGAAGACAACAGCTATTTTATGAAGAGAATAGAAGTGCTGTGCAGCAGGTGTGGCAGCCATCTGGGTCATGTGTTCGATGATGGTCCTGCGCCCACAGGCGAGAGGTTCTGCATGAACTCCATATCCCTTGATTTCAAAAAAGAGGACTGA
- a CDS encoding phosphoglycerate mutase, which produces MNLQDYFTYMSQVRKPLLLMILDGWGYTQETIGNAVLAARTPVLDGLIDKYPSCLLEASGESVGLPMGQMGNSEVGHLNIGSGRTIYQDFTRINKSIEDDDFSRNPVFLQAIANVKKNSSSLHLMGLFSYGGVHSHMYHMRALIELAKKEGLENVYIHAFLDGRDVSPRAALEDMKGHEEFCRSIGFGKVATVMGRYYAMDRDKRWQRTQLAYDALTFGEGLLARDPVSAIEMAYDRGENDEFVKPTVIIDEQGIPVATVKDGDSLVFFNFRPDRARQLTYAFANKDFDAFVRMVHPKVFFVCMTEYDEVLNVPIAFPPENIENTLGEVLSRANLKQLRIAETEKYAHVTFFFNGGVEKHNEGEERCLIQSPRIATYDLKPEMSAYEVTEELVKRIRSGKYDVIILNFANMDMVGHSGTFDVTVKAVEAIDECVGRVIGVLVSEGGAAFITADHGNAEKMTDYITGKPHTAHTSNPVRCILVNGGEGITLKPGKLADIAPSMLELLGISKPDEMTGISLLARNR; this is translated from the coding sequence ATGAACCTTCAGGACTATTTTACTTACATGTCTCAAGTCAGAAAACCCCTTTTGCTCATGATACTTGACGGGTGGGGCTATACACAGGAAACAATAGGAAACGCAGTGCTTGCCGCCAGGACACCGGTCCTTGACGGCCTTATAGACAAATATCCTTCATGTCTTCTGGAGGCTTCGGGAGAGTCTGTCGGCCTGCCCATGGGACAGATGGGGAATTCAGAGGTCGGGCATCTTAATATCGGTTCAGGAAGGACCATATACCAGGATTTTACCAGGATCAACAAGTCCATAGAAGATGATGACTTTTCCAGGAATCCCGTATTTCTTCAGGCCATCGCTAATGTAAAAAAGAACAGTTCCTCACTTCACCTAATGGGGTTGTTCTCCTACGGTGGTGTCCACAGCCACATGTATCATATGAGGGCCCTGATCGAGTTGGCAAAAAAGGAAGGGCTTGAAAATGTATACATCCACGCTTTCCTTGACGGCAGAGACGTGTCACCCAGGGCTGCCCTGGAAGATATGAAAGGCCACGAGGAGTTCTGCCGCTCCATCGGATTCGGCAAGGTAGCCACAGTAATGGGCAGATACTATGCGATGGACCGCGATAAAAGGTGGCAGCGAACACAACTTGCTTACGATGCACTCACTTTCGGAGAGGGCCTTCTCGCAAGAGATCCCGTGTCTGCCATAGAAATGGCTTATGACAGGGGGGAGAACGACGAATTCGTCAAACCCACAGTAATAATCGATGAGCAGGGCATACCTGTAGCAACTGTGAAGGATGGGGACTCGCTGGTGTTCTTCAACTTCAGGCCGGACAGGGCCCGCCAGCTCACATATGCATTCGCGAATAAGGATTTTGATGCTTTTGTAAGAATGGTGCACCCCAAAGTTTTCTTTGTATGCATGACCGAATACGACGAGGTACTCAATGTCCCCATTGCCTTCCCGCCGGAGAATATAGAGAACACCCTTGGAGAGGTACTGAGCAGGGCGAACTTAAAACAGCTTAGGATTGCTGAGACCGAGAAATATGCCCATGTGACATTCTTCTTCAACGGTGGCGTGGAGAAACATAACGAAGGAGAGGAGAGATGCCTCATACAGTCTCCCCGGATAGCAACCTATGACCTCAAGCCGGAGATGAGCGCCTATGAAGTTACCGAAGAACTTGTAAAAAGAATCAGATCAGGAAAATATGACGTCATCATCCTCAACTTTGCCAATATGGACATGGTCGGCCATTCTGGTACATTCGATGTGACAGTGAAGGCTGTAGAGGCTATTGATGAATGCGTCGGCAGGGTGATCGGTGTGCTGGTGAGTGAAGGAGGAGCTGCGTTCATCACAGCGGATCATGGCAATGCAGAGAAAATGACAGATTACATTACAGGAAAACCGCATACTGCACATACATCCAACCCTGTGAGGTGCATACTTGTCAACGGAGGCGAAGGCATCACCCTCAAACCCGGAAAACTCGCAGACATTGCACCCTCCATGCTGGAACTACTTGGCATCAGCAAGCCGGATGAAATGACAGGAATTTCCCTGCTGGCAAGGAACAGATAA
- a CDS encoding flap endonuclease-1 has protein sequence MGVDLGDLLKKKPVELSDLSSKVIAIDAYNTLYQFLSIIRQKDGTPLKDSKGNITSHLSGLLYRMSSLMEAGIRPVFVFDGKPPQMKSPTIEKRVQARENAQMKWEQAQEEGLAEEAYKYAQASSRVDATIVEDSRKLLNAMGIPFLDAPSEGEAQAAYMVIKRDADYAGSQDYDSLLFGAPRVVRNLTVSGKRKLPKKNLYVDVKPEVMELEETLLGLDVTREQLIDIALCVGTDYNQGITNIGPKKALKLVKEHGSIEKILASTGNEIPDLGNIKDFFMNPPVTKDYGLNWKKPKTDSVLELLCDEHDFSRERVSKALEKLEVSSGGGQKTLDNWF, from the coding sequence ATGGGTGTTGATCTAGGGGACCTCCTGAAAAAGAAACCAGTAGAATTGTCAGATCTTTCTTCTAAGGTAATTGCCATAGACGCCTATAACACCCTTTATCAGTTTCTCAGCATTATACGCCAGAAGGATGGCACTCCCTTAAAGGATTCAAAGGGCAATATCACCTCCCATCTCTCAGGGCTTCTTTACAGGATGTCAAGCCTTATGGAAGCAGGGATAAGGCCGGTGTTTGTTTTTGACGGTAAGCCTCCCCAGATGAAGTCCCCTACAATCGAGAAGCGCGTGCAGGCCCGTGAAAATGCACAAATGAAATGGGAGCAGGCACAGGAAGAGGGACTTGCTGAGGAGGCGTACAAATACGCTCAAGCTTCTTCACGGGTAGATGCGACAATTGTCGAAGATTCCAGGAAATTGCTGAATGCCATGGGTATCCCATTTTTGGATGCTCCATCGGAGGGTGAAGCCCAAGCGGCTTATATGGTAATCAAAAGAGATGCGGATTATGCAGGCTCGCAGGATTATGACTCTTTACTTTTCGGCGCCCCACGCGTTGTCAGGAACCTGACGGTATCCGGGAAGAGAAAATTGCCAAAAAAGAACCTCTATGTGGATGTGAAACCCGAGGTTATGGAACTGGAAGAAACTCTTCTCGGGTTGGATGTAACCCGTGAGCAACTGATAGATATTGCACTCTGTGTGGGCACTGATTACAACCAGGGGATTACAAATATAGGTCCCAAGAAGGCCCTCAAGCTCGTTAAGGAGCATGGGAGCATCGAAAAGATCCTTGCTTCAACGGGTAATGAAATTCCTGACCTGGGTAACATAAAGGATTTTTTTATGAACCCCCCGGTTACAAAGGATTATGGGCTCAACTGGAAAAAACCAAAAACAGATTCGGTACTGGAATTACTATGCGATGAGCATGACTTTTCCCGTGAGAGGGTCAGCAAGGCTTTAGAAAAACTGGAGGTGTCTTCCGGGGGAGGCCAGAAGACACTTGACAACTGGTTCTGA
- a CDS encoding alkylhydroperoxidase-like protein, with product MEIEKIKKILDQEPEEAVAELLEDVEERYGEIPYIINFMKDMPSLFISRMIYENSVMRQMDFIDPKTVELISIAVASALRCEYCLRTHVRVAKRLGVSKEAMFSATLIAATISSAAVLAEGTRSLDSQLNSIKTEMAGREGNCSVCSIVSQPPEEE from the coding sequence ATGGAAATTGAAAAGATCAAAAAGATCCTGGACCAGGAGCCGGAAGAAGCTGTTGCGGAACTGCTTGAGGATGTGGAAGAGCGCTATGGTGAGATTCCCTATATCATCAACTTCATGAAAGATATGCCAAGCTTATTCATTTCAAGGATGATCTATGAGAACAGTGTCATGCGCCAGATGGATTTCATAGACCCCAAAACAGTTGAATTGATAAGCATAGCGGTGGCTTCTGCACTCCGGTGCGAGTATTGCCTCAGGACACATGTGAGGGTCGCCAAGCGTCTGGGGGTCTCAAAAGAGGCGATGTTCAGTGCCACGCTCATAGCAGCTACCATTTCCAGTGCGGCTGTACTTGCGGAAGGTACGCGCTCCCTGGATTCCCAGCTTAACAGCATCAAGACCGAAATGGCTGGCAGGGAGGGTAACTGTTCTGTCTGCAGTATCGTTTCCCAGCCACCTGAAGAGGAATAA
- a CDS encoding methanogenesis marker protein 7 gives MAAVLEPYIYEGGIHKHTLITELLEDMGGYLIQKIPAATEVTLIMLIPKKDVPLIQELGTKLLGKLTSAPLTGTEIAVVSPTLAAHHLPHSACDVAEHLRRDGANTNMIGLARGMGRRVALSADYERRLINEHDIALFSFGTFADCIKNKKPKLFEGIDIPIIATGGPDLRTEDVPNADVYVGNIGRVAHRLRKSEELSSLDIMNQKVAEVVGLMREDMSKDPLSVLPPRVMKEIYEQIPQIEQVLTPAPVTLQLDGLRVKLPYAEFHKKVEDLEFDEGTRLIELARVLPSKMKNYILIKIKRESEVGFAI, from the coding sequence ATGGCGGCAGTGCTTGAACCATATATCTATGAAGGCGGTATTCATAAACATACTCTTATCACCGAACTCCTTGAAGATATGGGAGGATACCTCATCCAGAAGATTCCCGCAGCTACTGAAGTCACGCTAATAATGCTGATCCCGAAAAAAGATGTTCCTCTTATTCAGGAGCTGGGCACGAAATTGCTTGGCAAGCTGACCAGTGCGCCTCTTACAGGTACTGAAATAGCTGTGGTCTCGCCCACACTTGCTGCCCATCATCTCCCCCACTCGGCCTGTGACGTTGCTGAGCATCTGCGCAGGGACGGGGCAAACACCAATATGATAGGCCTGGCCAGGGGAATGGGCAGGAGAGTTGCACTTTCTGCTGACTATGAACGACGGCTTATCAACGAACACGATATCGCCCTTTTCTCTTTCGGGACATTTGCAGATTGTATCAAAAATAAAAAACCCAAGTTATTTGAAGGTATAGATATACCTATTATTGCAACAGGGGGTCCGGACCTCAGGACAGAAGATGTCCCAAATGCTGATGTCTATGTAGGGAATATCGGCAGGGTGGCCCATCGCCTGCGAAAATCTGAAGAGCTGAGCTCTCTGGATATAATGAACCAGAAAGTTGCCGAAGTCGTTGGCCTTATGAGGGAGGATATGTCAAAGGACCCTCTTTCGGTGCTTCCTCCGCGTGTTATGAAAGAAATATATGAGCAGATCCCCCAGATAGAACAGGTGCTTACACCTGCACCGGTGACTCTGCAACTGGATGGTCTGCGCGTAAAACTTCCCTATGCTGAGTTCCATAAGAAGGTCGAGGACCTTGAATTTGATGAAGGGACCCGCCTCATAGAGCTCGCACGGGTGCTTCCATCCAAAATGAAGAATTATATACTGATCAAGATCAAACGTGAATCAGAGGTCGGTTTTGCCATCTAG
- a CDS encoding methanogenesis marker protein 17 → MEALETFVVESAVPDEAEAYRSIVADVISELMLGGAIGRIRIVLRPEDSLFQMAILLRGSQPPVRLVDVASLGYGVMERKEVKISIREEKYLPKLLEKLWARYGRGQVLQPERNTLIVRQDQDPEKEIISLESMLIADPKESLQSRLIEMAIRSTPEGFRVRYHAMKENSFIFVASEDTLKPEWIQQAHQMLAELQEVQ, encoded by the coding sequence ATGGAAGCTCTTGAAACATTTGTTGTAGAGTCAGCTGTTCCGGATGAAGCTGAAGCTTACAGGAGCATTGTAGCTGATGTCATCTCCGAACTTATGCTGGGCGGAGCCATAGGGCGGATAAGGATCGTTCTCAGGCCGGAAGATTCTCTGTTCCAGATGGCTATCCTTTTGAGAGGCAGCCAGCCTCCTGTCAGGCTTGTGGATGTTGCCAGCCTGGGATATGGGGTCATGGAGCGCAAAGAGGTCAAGATATCAATAAGGGAAGAGAAGTACCTCCCTAAGCTTCTGGAGAAACTATGGGCCAGATATGGGCGTGGTCAGGTGCTGCAGCCTGAAAGGAATACACTTATAGTGCGCCAGGACCAGGATCCGGAAAAGGAGATTATATCTCTTGAATCTATGCTTATAGCTGACCCGAAAGAGAGCCTACAGTCCAGGCTCATCGAGATGGCTATCAGGTCGACCCCTGAAGGCTTCAGGGTCCGGTATCATGCCATGAAAGAGAACAGTTTTATTTTTGTAGCAAGCGAAGACACTTTAAAACCGGAGTGGATACAGCAGGCTCACCAGATGCTTGCCGAACTGCAGGAGGTGCAATAA
- a CDS encoding BadF/BadG/BcrA/BcrD ATPase: MSDKSVVKVALVSCGSEYAGVHKELESVAKSVDAKLVFPEIDVSSLDTIGRDFGIEAASPDLRLMMARAKAVVEGITDVDGVFITSCFRCAEAAIVRNELRRYIHKHSDIPVISYSFTERTTAATLMTRMEALTTIARRKHLLAREHQTGLTAGIDSGSTTTKAVVMKDDKILGTGWVPTIKVIESATEAFDKALEQAGVRREDIQAIGTTGYGRFLVGEHFNAQLVQEEITVNSKGAVYLANKQKGPATVIDIGGMDNKAISVDDGIPGMFTMGGICAGASGRFLDMTAKRLGVDITELGALAVKGMQNKVDMNSYCIVFGIQSLVNSLAKGATPEDVAAAACHSVVEQIFEQQLQEVDVKEPLILVGGSSLIEGVPKALSELLKIEVLVPPNSHMIGAVGSALLASGFVEE, from the coding sequence ATGAGTGACAAATCCGTTGTAAAAGTAGCCTTGGTATCATGCGGCTCGGAATATGCGGGTGTGCATAAGGAACTTGAATCCGTGGCAAAATCCGTTGATGCCAAGCTGGTATTTCCGGAGATAGATGTTTCTTCCCTGGATACGATAGGCAGGGATTTTGGTATAGAGGCAGCCAGCCCTGATCTGCGACTCATGATGGCAAGGGCAAAAGCCGTTGTTGAAGGGATAACAGACGTTGACGGAGTATTCATTACTTCATGTTTCAGATGCGCAGAAGCTGCCATTGTAAGGAACGAGCTGAGGCGCTATATCCACAAACATTCAGACATTCCTGTTATCAGTTATTCGTTCACGGAGCGCACAACGGCAGCAACCCTCATGACCCGTATGGAAGCACTGACCACGATCGCAAGAAGGAAGCATCTGCTTGCAAGGGAGCACCAGACCGGCCTTACCGCAGGCATAGACTCAGGTTCCACCACAACCAAGGCTGTTGTAATGAAAGATGACAAGATACTCGGTACCGGATGGGTGCCTACGATCAAGGTCATTGAAAGCGCAACGGAAGCTTTTGATAAAGCACTTGAACAGGCAGGTGTCAGGCGGGAAGACATCCAGGCGATAGGAACCACGGGATATGGCCGTTTTCTTGTGGGTGAACATTTCAATGCCCAGCTTGTGCAGGAAGAGATCACAGTTAACTCAAAGGGTGCCGTTTATCTTGCCAATAAGCAGAAAGGCCCTGCCACTGTTATAGACATCGGGGGTATGGACAACAAGGCCATATCCGTTGATGACGGTATACCCGGCATGTTCACAATGGGGGGTATTTGTGCCGGAGCATCCGGACGTTTCCTGGATATGACTGCTAAAAGGCTTGGCGTGGATATCACCGAACTTGGTGCCCTGGCGGTGAAAGGTATGCAGAATAAAGTGGACATGAACAGCTACTGTATCGTTTTCGGTATCCAGTCACTGGTAAATTCCCTTGCAAAAGGTGCCACTCCTGAAGATGTCGCAGCCGCTGCCTGTCATAGTGTGGTCGAGCAGATATTTGAGCAGCAATTGCAGGAAGTCGACGTGAAGGAGCCTCTTATCCTCGTAGGTGGTTCATCTCTCATTGAAGGTGTGCCCAAGGCGCTCAGCGAGCTTCTCAAGATCGAAGTACTTGTCCCCCCGAATTCCCATATGATAGGTGCTGTGGGAAGTGCTCTCCTGGCCTCCGGGTTCGTGGAGGAGTGA
- a CDS encoding methanogenesis marker protein 5 has translation MVKVIIYPTNSLILSDLVERFGHKPIAMMEKIKEKISTVSVDSPPLNITPEEPKMGLKYAAVEVPAGVRGRMAIVGPMIEEAQAGIIVNESPMAFGCMGCARTNELTKYLIRQREMPILEVDYPREGNDEEAKEFVYKIAEFLKSLPGDEEEDKA, from the coding sequence ATGGTTAAAGTCATCATATACCCGACAAACAGCCTGATCCTTTCCGACCTGGTTGAGAGATTCGGCCACAAACCCATTGCTATGATGGAGAAGATCAAGGAAAAGATCTCTACTGTAAGTGTGGATTCGCCTCCATTGAATATAACCCCGGAAGAGCCTAAGATGGGCTTGAAGTATGCAGCAGTGGAAGTACCGGCTGGTGTAAGAGGAAGGATGGCAATAGTGGGTCCTATGATAGAAGAAGCCCAGGCAGGCATCATTGTCAACGAATCCCCGATGGCATTTGGATGCATGGGCTGCGCACGTACCAACGAACTGACAAAATACCTCATCAGGCAGCGTGAGATGCCTATCCTGGAAGTGGACTATCCGCGTGAAGGCAACGATGAGGAGGCTAAGGAATTCGTGTACAAGATCGCAGAGTTCCTGAAATCCCTGCCCGGGGATGAAGAGGAAGATAAAGCATGA
- a CDS encoding ABC transporter, producing the protein MAVFIEVKNLSLEFDGVKVLKNINLTINEGEVLGILGRSGSGKTVLMHVLRGVEEYEGISGQVIYHLARCEKCGHIEPPSKTGMKCPECDDTLKSFEADFVKLSLHDPGRRDITRRIAIMLQRTFALYGDDMVIANVVNSLTEIGVSTEDAMGKAVDLLEKVELSHRMMHVARDLSGGEKQRVVLARQLVRDPMLLIADEPTGTLDPRTAKVVHDVIAKAVKDYKMTMVITSHWCDVIEELADKAIVLEDGAIVSEGSPAIIANEFMKLVCAVEKKSDIEIGDTLIKVDNLVKKYISVSRGVVYAVNDVSFEVKEGEIFGLAGTSGAGKTTTSEILMGIVQPTSGEVHVRVGDEWVDMKKPGPECRGRAVKYMGILHQEYGLYNHRTIIDNLTESIGIDLPYELAVRKAINTLISTGFTEEKAKSILSKMSDEVSEGERHRIALAQILMKEPVIIVMDEPTGTMDPITKKEVTKSILKAREKMGDTFVIVSHDMDFLEEICDRVALMRNGKIVDIGAPAAVLSKLTDKERMEAAAGS; encoded by the coding sequence ATGGCAGTGTTTATAGAAGTCAAAAACCTTTCACTGGAATTTGACGGTGTCAAAGTTTTAAAGAACATTAACCTGACTATCAATGAAGGAGAGGTTCTGGGCATCCTTGGAAGGAGCGGCTCGGGCAAGACCGTATTGATGCATGTTTTGCGTGGTGTGGAAGAATATGAAGGCATAAGCGGGCAGGTCATCTATCATCTTGCGCGATGTGAGAAGTGCGGGCACATAGAACCTCCGAGCAAGACAGGAATGAAGTGCCCGGAATGTGATGATACTTTAAAGTCCTTTGAAGCTGATTTTGTTAAGCTCTCACTCCATGACCCAGGCAGAAGGGATATCACCAGAAGAATAGCTATCATGCTTCAGCGCACATTTGCGCTTTATGGTGATGATATGGTTATTGCCAATGTGGTAAACTCCCTGACAGAGATCGGTGTCAGTACCGAGGATGCCATGGGCAAGGCAGTGGACCTGCTGGAAAAAGTGGAACTTTCCCATCGCATGATGCATGTGGCACGCGACCTGAGCGGCGGCGAGAAACAGAGAGTTGTCCTTGCACGTCAGCTTGTCAGGGACCCTATGCTGCTCATAGCGGATGAACCTACGGGTACCCTGGATCCCCGGACTGCAAAGGTCGTACACGATGTGATCGCCAAGGCTGTCAAGGACTACAAGATGACCATGGTGATAACTTCCCACTGGTGCGATGTTATAGAGGAGCTGGCTGACAAGGCTATTGTGCTTGAGGATGGGGCGATTGTAAGTGAGGGCTCCCCTGCAATTATTGCAAATGAGTTCATGAAACTTGTGTGTGCCGTGGAGAAAAAATCCGATATTGAGATAGGCGACACTCTTATCAAGGTCGACAATCTCGTCAAGAAATATATATCAGTCAGCAGAGGAGTCGTCTATGCGGTAAATGATGTTTCCTTTGAAGTAAAGGAAGGAGAGATATTCGGTCTCGCAGGTACCAGCGGGGCAGGTAAGACCACGACCTCTGAGATACTGATGGGAATAGTACAGCCAACCAGTGGTGAGGTGCATGTAAGGGTCGGTGACGAATGGGTGGATATGAAGAAGCCGGGGCCGGAATGCAGGGGACGTGCAGTGAAATACATGGGTATCCTCCATCAGGAGTATGGGTTGTATAACCACAGGACCATTATCGACAACCTTACCGAGTCCATAGGCATCGACCTGCCCTATGAGCTTGCAGTAAGGAAGGCTATTAACACTCTGATATCTACTGGTTTTACTGAGGAAAAGGCAAAATCTATATTATCAAAGATGTCAGATGAAGTTAGTGAAGGAGAAAGGCACAGGATCGCGCTTGCCCAGATCCTTATGAAGGAGCCTGTGATAATAGTAATGGATGAGCCTACAGGTACAATGGACCCCATAACAAAGAAGGAGGTCACAAAATCCATTCTCAAGGCACGCGAAAAAATGGGTGACACTTTTGTTATCGTGTCCCATGATATGGATTTCCTTGAGGAGATATGTGACCGTGTTGCTCTTATGAGGAACGGGAAGATCGTTGATATTGGTGCACCTGCAGCAGTTCTCTCAAAACTCACTGATAAAGAACGCATGGAAGCAGCAGCAGGCTCATAA
- a CDS encoding haloacid dehalogenase-like hydrolase, producing the protein MQKRVAVVFDSAGTLLRMYRVAKESATGLVLDNIQTTLLVAQKPRRALVVMNGDLESTILSCPQMTFHEFLGKYGISIEISCSSSPIGLDEAYGVIQKSSVCVGDIRDVISIVRGRCPDVFYLAAGIIVDTEESTVPYVLSTGGRMYSRTPATITKLKRMGADVFIASGDGYHNLGKLAVSVGIPMKDVFGVASPREKERIVLELRKSYGTVIMVGDGMNDMLALRAADIGVMTTQQGDERPQVLQDAADRIIDNVSDVTDIVRQALS; encoded by the coding sequence ATGCAAAAACGTGTAGCTGTGGTTTTTGACAGTGCTGGGACCTTGCTTCGTATGTATCGTGTGGCCAAGGAATCAGCCACAGGCCTTGTCCTCGATAATATCCAGACTACACTTCTGGTGGCTCAGAAACCTCGCAGGGCTCTTGTGGTAATGAACGGTGACCTTGAGAGCACGATACTATCCTGTCCACAGATGACATTCCATGAATTCCTGGGGAAATACGGCATCAGCATCGAGATCAGTTGTTCAAGTAGTCCCATAGGGCTGGATGAGGCTTACGGAGTGATACAAAAGAGCAGTGTCTGTGTTGGTGACATAAGGGATGTTATATCTATCGTAAGGGGCCGCTGTCCGGATGTGTTCTATCTTGCCGCAGGTATCATCGTCGATACGGAGGAAAGCACAGTGCCTTATGTGCTTAGTACGGGCGGAAGGATGTATTCCAGGACACCGGCAACAATAACCAAGCTGAAGAGAATGGGCGCTGATGTATTTATCGCTTCAGGGGATGGTTATCATAACCTGGGAAAACTTGCAGTATCTGTGGGCATCCCCATGAAGGATGTGTTTGGCGTTGCTTCACCCAGGGAGAAGGAAAGGATAGTCCTTGAACTCCGGAAGAGTTATGGCACAGTGATAATGGTCGGGGACGGCATGAACGACATGCTTGCGCTAAGGGCGGCAGACATCGGGGTAATGACCACCCAGCAGGGTGATGAAAGACCGCAGGTTTTGCAAGATGCTGCAGACAGGATTATTGACAATGTATCTGATGTAACGGATATTGTAAGGCAGGCATTGTCGTAA
- a CDS encoding peptidase M10A and M12B matrixin and adamalysin, which yields MPANKRRRVLFAILALLLIAALFSPSEKVYPLLNPDPWENIPITVYIDDRNVPAHYSPSYRVQVERALEYWSNGGNGKLGYTPEFEIVEEDNADILIMWVENLQKDAGVPEGVAGFARPYEVNGRYERVEIVLEVGNYQGYSWRQYGDANMREIAKHEIGHALGLGHSNDRKDIMFPTYDQKDDINPLLVQKTLPLIITGILLGLTLVFYHGGGWLHSRKKREKLEEEILGRKEK from the coding sequence ATGCCAGCTAACAAAAGAAGAAGAGTCCTGTTTGCCATACTGGCCCTGTTACTGATTGCAGCGCTCTTTTCACCTTCCGAGAAAGTATATCCCCTGTTGAACCCCGACCCATGGGAGAACATTCCCATCACGGTATATATAGATGACAGGAATGTGCCGGCGCACTACAGTCCCAGTTACAGGGTCCAGGTCGAGAGAGCCCTTGAATACTGGAGCAACGGGGGAAACGGGAAACTGGGATATACCCCGGAGTTCGAGATTGTCGAAGAGGATAATGCAGACATCCTCATCATGTGGGTGGAGAACTTGCAAAAGGATGCGGGCGTTCCTGAAGGTGTCGCGGGCTTTGCCAGGCCCTATGAGGTCAACGGCAGGTATGAGCGTGTTGAGATAGTGCTGGAAGTAGGCAATTACCAGGGATACTCATGGAGGCAGTACGGAGACGCCAACATGCGGGAAATAGCAAAGCATGAGATAGGCCATGCTCTGGGTCTTGGACACAGTAACGACAGGAAGGATATCATGTTCCCGACATATGACCAGAAGGATGACATTAACCCCCTGCTCGTACAGAAGACCCTGCCCCTGATCATCACGGGGATATTACTTGGCCTGACGCTTGTGTTCTACCACGGAGGCGGATGGCTTCATTCCAGAAAGAAAAGGGAAAAACTGGAGGAAGAGATATTGGGCAGGAAGGAGAAATGA
- a CDS encoding methylated-DNA/protein-cysteinemethyltransferase: protein MKQNTVFQDILRYLSGEKVDFSGYEPDLCDLTEFQQKVLMETRKIPYGQTITYAELACRIGKEGAARAVGSALAKNPYPIVIPCHRVVSASDIGGFCAETCGEKVELKRKMLEMESKAVSEDSKSQE from the coding sequence ATGAAACAGAACACTGTCTTCCAGGATATATTGCGATATCTCAGCGGAGAAAAGGTCGACTTCTCAGGTTACGAGCCCGACCTCTGCGACCTTACGGAATTCCAGCAAAAAGTGCTCATGGAGACCAGGAAGATTCCCTACGGTCAAACCATCACATACGCCGAGCTTGCCTGCCGTATAGGAAAAGAAGGAGCAGCAAGAGCTGTAGGAAGCGCGCTTGCAAAAAATCCATATCCTATAGTCATACCATGCCACAGAGTCGTTTCAGCATCTGATATCGGCGGCTTTTGCGCAGAGACCTGCGGGGAGAAAGTAGAGCTTAAAAGGAAGATGCTGGAAATGGAATCAAAAGCAGTGTCAGAAGATTCCAAAAGCCAGGAGTAG